A single genomic interval of Nitrospirota bacterium harbors:
- the coaBC gene encoding bifunctional phosphopantothenoylcysteine decarboxylase/phosphopantothenate--cysteine ligase CoaBC: MPQSLKNSCILLGVTGSIAAYKAIDLSRRLKEEGADVRVVMTNASKNFVTSLSLEIASGRKVYSDIFGDPMAHISLSKDAELMLIAPATANIIAKSANGISDDLLSLCLLSFKGRVVMAPAMNWRMYESKALQRNLKQVIGDGVIIVEPVKGTLACGEQGIGKMADIETIIHAVKSELRRKDLSTEKILVTAGPTREYIDEVRFISNSSTGKMGYAIANSGHARGAEVTLISGPSNLKPVSGIKLIMVETALQMRDAVIKNLKGITTVVMASAVGDFMPVVKQKGKIPKAGGISSLKLKSTPDILKELGGMPQKPLIIGFSAEFGYNLKRAKEKLIGKGADMIVFNDISRPDSGFAVDTNKVVLISKRKTEKLPLMSKDEVADAILDRIPMIKAQT, from the coding sequence ATGCCTCAGAGCCTGAAGAATAGCTGTATCCTTCTTGGCGTTACAGGAAGCATTGCGGCTTACAAAGCAATAGACCTCTCAAGAAGGCTTAAAGAGGAAGGCGCAGATGTCAGGGTCGTAATGACCAATGCCTCAAAAAACTTCGTAACCTCTCTTTCCCTCGAGATAGCATCAGGCAGGAAGGTTTACTCTGACATATTCGGAGACCCAATGGCTCATATAAGCCTTTCAAAGGATGCAGAGCTTATGCTCATTGCACCTGCCACTGCAAATATCATTGCAAAGTCGGCAAACGGCATTTCAGATGACCTCCTAAGTTTGTGCTTGCTTTCTTTCAAAGGCAGGGTGGTTATGGCACCTGCAATGAACTGGAGAATGTATGAAAGCAAGGCACTCCAAAGAAACCTAAAGCAGGTCATCGGAGATGGGGTAATTATCGTAGAGCCTGTTAAAGGCACTTTAGCATGCGGAGAGCAAGGCATAGGCAAGATGGCAGACATAGAAACCATAATCCATGCAGTTAAATCCGAACTCAGGAGAAAAGACCTCTCAACAGAAAAAATACTTGTCACTGCTGGTCCAACGAGGGAATACATAGATGAAGTCCGATTCATCTCCAATAGCTCAACTGGAAAGATGGGCTATGCAATAGCAAATTCAGGGCATGCAAGGGGTGCAGAGGTTACCCTTATAAGCGGTCCATCCAACCTCAAGCCTGTATCGGGAATAAAGCTCATCATGGTTGAAACGGCACTTCAGATGCGGGATGCTGTAATTAAAAACCTAAAAGGCATAACTACCGTTGTCATGGCATCTGCAGTAGGAGATTTTATGCCTGTGGTAAAGCAGAAAGGGAAAATTCCAAAGGCAGGCGGCATCTCATCTCTTAAACTTAAAAGCACACCTGACATTCTAAAGGAGCTTGGTGGGATGCCTCAAAAGCCTCTTATCATCGGGTTTTCTGCTGAATTTGGCTATAACCTCAAAAGAGCAAAAGAAAAACTCATTGGGAAGGGTGCTGATATGATAGTCTTTAACGATATAAGCAGACCTGATTCTGGTTTTGCAGTTGATACAAACAAGGTGGTGCTCATTTCTAAAAGGAAGACAGAAAAGCTTCCCCTTATGAGTAAGGATGAGGTGGCAGATGCCATCTTAGACAGGATTCCTATGATTAAAGCACAGACTTAA
- the rpoZ gene encoding DNA-directed RNA polymerase subunit omega yields MDIVSLPIEFDKKKIDSRFRLATIASQRAKELALGVKPKIKAKGKKPTTIAMEETIENVLEFLVGQEAITATEEAKKFDYRKFLEERKREAVPEDLSELEKDLRVYLHEKEEVSRQALEEIFKEKQKDASEPEE; encoded by the coding sequence ATGGATATTGTTTCGCTTCCAATAGAGTTTGACAAAAAAAAGATAGACAGCAGGTTCAGGCTTGCGACAATAGCCTCTCAGAGGGCAAAAGAGCTTGCCTTAGGTGTCAAGCCAAAGATTAAGGCAAAGGGCAAAAAGCCAACGACGATAGCTATGGAGGAGACAATAGAAAATGTCTTAGAGTTTCTCGTAGGTCAGGAGGCAATAACTGCAACGGAAGAGGCTAAGAAATTCGACTACAGGAAATTCTTAGAGGAAAGAAAAAGGGAAGCTGTTCCAGAGGACCTCTCTGAGCTCGAAAAAGACCTCAGGGTCTACCTCCATGAAAAAGAAGAGGTAAGCAGGCAGGCATTAGAGGAAATCTTCAAAGAGAAACAAAAGGATGCCTCAGAGCCTGAAGAATAG
- the gmk gene encoding guanylate kinase, with protein sequence MKKTKPRGNLFVVSAPSGAGKTTLCQRLTETLNGIRHSTSYTTRPPRKGEINDRDYTFVSKEEFKSMAKKGEFAEWARVHDSLYGTSRERLEAMLDEPVDVILDIDVKGASKIRNLYEDAVYIFVLPPTHRDLRRRLEQRMCNSSEEIQVRLKTALREIKEYKKYDYVIVNKVFDEALRQLQSIVISERLCSSNIDPSWVRRNLTIKEKG encoded by the coding sequence GTGAAGAAGACTAAGCCCAGGGGAAACCTCTTTGTCGTCTCTGCACCATCGGGTGCAGGAAAGACCACGCTCTGCCAGAGGCTTACAGAGACACTTAATGGCATAAGGCATTCCACCTCCTACACAACGAGACCGCCAAGAAAAGGAGAGATAAATGACAGAGACTATACCTTTGTAAGCAAAGAGGAATTTAAAAGCATGGCTAAAAAGGGAGAGTTTGCAGAATGGGCAAGGGTTCACGACTCCCTTTACGGCACATCCAGAGAAAGGCTCGAGGCAATGCTCGATGAGCCGGTGGATGTAATATTAGACATAGATGTCAAGGGTGCATCGAAGATAAGAAACCTCTATGAGGATGCAGTCTACATATTCGTTCTTCCACCCACCCACAGAGACCTCAGGAGAAGGCTCGAGCAAAGGATGTGTAACTCTTCGGAGGAGATACAGGTAAGACTCAAGACAGCACTAAGAGAGATAAAGGAGTATAAAAAATACGATTATGTTATAGTAAATAAGGTATTTGATGAGGCGCTCAGGCAGTTACAGTCGATTGTGATATCCGAAAGACTGTGCTCGTCGAATATAGACCCCTCGTGGGTCAGGAGAAATCTTACCATAAAGGAGAAGGGCTGA
- a CDS encoding DUF370 domain-containing protein yields MTETKIKKSSLPPLIVNIGFGNVIASSKIVAIVTPGSSPIKRLRDVAKEKGKLIDATSGRKTRSIIVTDSDHVILSALQAETISQRLTESKSMGKGEED; encoded by the coding sequence ATGACGGAAACTAAGATAAAAAAGTCTTCTTTGCCACCGCTCATAGTTAACATTGGCTTTGGTAATGTCATTGCCTCCTCCAAGATAGTAGCTATCGTGACACCCGGCTCATCTCCAATCAAGAGGCTGAGGGATGTGGCAAAGGAAAAGGGAAAACTCATCGATGCCACATCAGGAAGAAAAACCAGAAGCATAATCGTCACAGACAGCGACCATGTGATATTAAGCGCCCTACAGGCAGAGACCATCTCTCAGAGATTAACCGAAAGCAAGTCCATGGGCAAAGGTGAAGAAGACTAA